A region of Thermoplasmataceae archaeon DNA encodes the following proteins:
- a CDS encoding adenosylcobalamin-dependent ribonucleoside-diphosphate reductase, translating to MIKTIIKRDGTEAIFDEGKIIRAVYKAMLSVKIGTMKDAEEVAKIAVREVSKLSKKPTVEQIQDKVETALMTFRNGDQSFVDVAKAYILYRERRRIIREEKASIGVKDDLKLSLNAIKVLEARYLLKDEEGKIIETPRQMFRRVATHVGVIDALYEYRTYQITGKLPESGRKCSPLSKTQVEVLKRGFDELTKEDQIKGKFEEFMDFLYTKPTKFEENISEYEEMMLNLEYVPNSPTMMNAGARLGQLSACFVLPVEDSVDGIFNALKYTAEIHKSGGGTGFSFSRLRSKDDIVGSTKGVASGPVSFMRIFDTTTDVIKQGGKRRGANMGILRYDHPDIMEFILKKDAENTILSNFNISVGMTDEFFEKLDSDGYVELRNPRDGKITGRIKATTMWDSIINQAWKTADPGLIFLDEINRKNPVDHIAEIEATNPCGEQPLMPYESCNLGSINLAKFVKDGDIDYERLKNVIRLSTRFLDNVVDANKFPVVQIKNMTRKTRKIGLGVMGFADMLIKLGISYNSGDALVMGERVMAFLQDESHEESKILADERGVFPGWYGSRYEREGVRMRNSTTTTIAPTGTISIIAGCSSSIEPLFAIAFVRHVLNGQELIEVNPLFEEMLRAKNLYSEDLMREVAKSGNLHGMDIDPEIKRLFVTAHEIEPEWHVLMQATFQRYCDSGVSKTINLPADASPEDIGKAYRMAKDLHCKGITVYRDQSKTQQVLYTGTATRKEQPGKVEKKPEKKVEKKETEEEKALELIAKLPVKYLKLDSTFDPACPTGKCDK from the coding sequence ATGATCAAAACTATTATAAAACGCGACGGGACCGAGGCCATCTTCGACGAGGGGAAGATTATCAGGGCCGTATACAAGGCGATGCTCTCGGTTAAGATAGGCACGATGAAGGATGCCGAAGAGGTAGCAAAGATAGCAGTAAGGGAAGTATCCAAGTTGTCAAAGAAACCCACAGTAGAGCAGATCCAAGACAAGGTCGAAACTGCCCTTATGACCTTCAGAAATGGTGACCAGTCGTTCGTTGATGTTGCCAAGGCGTACATTCTCTACAGGGAAAGGAGAAGGATCATCAGGGAAGAGAAAGCTTCTATTGGAGTTAAAGACGATCTCAAGCTATCTCTGAATGCCATAAAGGTGTTGGAGGCGAGATACCTCCTTAAGGATGAAGAGGGAAAGATCATCGAGACCCCAAGACAGATGTTCAGGCGGGTAGCCACCCATGTTGGTGTAATAGACGCACTTTATGAATATAGAACCTATCAGATTACCGGGAAACTGCCTGAGAGTGGGAGAAAATGCTCACCTCTTTCAAAGACACAGGTAGAAGTTCTCAAGCGTGGTTTTGACGAATTGACTAAGGAGGACCAGATCAAGGGCAAATTTGAGGAATTCATGGACTTTCTGTATACAAAACCGACGAAGTTTGAGGAGAACATCAGTGAATATGAGGAAATGATGCTCAACCTAGAGTACGTTCCCAATTCACCCACAATGATGAATGCTGGAGCCCGACTGGGACAGCTCTCAGCGTGTTTTGTCCTCCCTGTAGAGGACAGTGTGGATGGTATATTTAACGCCCTCAAATATACCGCAGAAATACACAAGTCCGGCGGAGGAACAGGCTTCTCGTTCTCAAGGCTCAGGTCTAAAGATGACATAGTTGGATCCACGAAAGGAGTCGCCTCTGGCCCAGTATCATTCATGAGAATTTTTGATACAACAACTGACGTAATAAAGCAGGGCGGAAAGAGAAGAGGGGCAAACATGGGCATACTCAGGTACGATCACCCAGATATCATGGAATTCATACTCAAGAAAGATGCCGAGAATACTATCCTGAGTAATTTCAATATTTCAGTGGGAATGACTGATGAATTCTTCGAGAAGCTTGATTCTGACGGATACGTTGAGCTGAGGAATCCTAGAGATGGGAAAATTACTGGAAGGATTAAGGCAACGACCATGTGGGATAGCATCATCAACCAGGCTTGGAAAACTGCGGATCCTGGTCTGATCTTTCTGGACGAGATCAACAGAAAGAATCCAGTGGACCACATAGCCGAGATTGAGGCCACAAACCCATGTGGTGAACAGCCACTTATGCCATACGAATCCTGCAATCTTGGATCCATAAACCTGGCTAAATTTGTCAAAGATGGCGATATTGATTATGAGAGGCTGAAAAATGTAATACGACTGTCAACAAGATTCCTTGATAATGTTGTGGATGCCAATAAGTTTCCGGTCGTGCAGATAAAGAACATGACCAGAAAGACGAGAAAAATAGGTCTAGGCGTGATGGGGTTTGCTGACATGCTCATAAAACTGGGCATATCATACAACAGTGGGGATGCCCTCGTAATGGGAGAAAGAGTCATGGCTTTCTTACAGGATGAGTCTCACGAGGAATCAAAAATTCTTGCTGATGAACGTGGCGTTTTCCCGGGATGGTACGGATCAAGGTACGAGCGGGAGGGGGTCAGGATGAGGAACTCCACAACTACTACAATTGCTCCTACGGGCACCATATCAATAATCGCTGGATGCTCATCGTCGATTGAACCCCTTTTTGCCATCGCTTTCGTCAGGCATGTACTCAACGGTCAGGAACTTATCGAAGTCAATCCCCTATTCGAGGAAATGCTCCGCGCAAAAAATCTCTACTCAGAAGACCTAATGAGGGAAGTTGCTAAGAGCGGTAATCTGCATGGCATGGACATAGATCCTGAGATCAAGAGGCTTTTCGTTACGGCACATGAAATAGAACCGGAGTGGCATGTTTTGATGCAGGCCACATTCCAGAGATATTGTGACTCTGGGGTGTCAAAGACCATTAATCTGCCTGCAGACGCCTCACCAGAGGACATAGGCAAGGCTTACAGGATGGCCAAAGACCTTCACTGCAAGGGAATAACCGTTTACAGAGATCAGAGCAAGACCCAGCAGGTGTTGTATACAGGAACGGCCACAAGGAAAGAACAGCCGGGGAAAGTGGAGAAGAAACCTGAAAAGAAGGTCGAGAAGAAGGAGACTGAGGAAGAGAAAGCCCTTGAGCTCATAGCTAAGCTGCCGGTGAAATATCTCAAGCTGGACTCCACATTCGATCCTGCGTGCCCAACTGGAAAATGTGATAAATAA
- the ftcD gene encoding glutamate formimidoyltransferase: MRTVECVPNFSEGRDRNVVDQIVSEITKIDSVKLLDVELDPNHNRSVVSYVVSYDRAVESAFAGIKKAAELIDMTGHKGEHPRFGASDVIPFIPISETTIEDCVKLAHELGKAVGERLSIPVFLYGSAAKLERRKNLEDIRNKSFQYEQLSSVIGDDDWKPDFGPAKVGRAGASIIGARDFLVAFNVNLNTKDINTGKKIAKALRAKDGGLAFVKALAFYLEDKQMVQISMNLTSFRKTPIYRAFEMVKLEAKRYGIGIVESEIVGLVPLDALVQSTEFYMQLNGFKTEQIFEKKLWSE, from the coding sequence ATGAGAACTGTGGAGTGTGTCCCAAACTTCAGTGAGGGGCGAGACCGGAACGTTGTCGATCAGATTGTATCCGAGATCACAAAAATAGATTCAGTTAAACTTCTTGATGTGGAACTTGACCCAAACCACAACCGATCTGTTGTATCCTATGTGGTTTCATACGATAGGGCTGTGGAGTCTGCCTTTGCTGGAATAAAAAAGGCAGCAGAGCTCATAGACATGACAGGACATAAGGGAGAGCATCCAAGATTCGGGGCTTCAGACGTTATCCCGTTTATACCTATCAGTGAGACTACAATAGAAGATTGCGTGAAACTCGCTCATGAACTCGGAAAAGCTGTTGGGGAGAGGTTATCCATTCCAGTTTTCCTGTACGGTTCCGCAGCAAAATTGGAAAGGAGGAAAAACCTGGAAGACATAAGGAATAAGAGTTTCCAGTATGAACAGTTGTCTTCTGTAATCGGCGATGATGATTGGAAGCCGGACTTTGGACCTGCAAAGGTGGGAAGGGCAGGAGCTTCCATAATAGGCGCAAGGGACTTCCTTGTGGCGTTCAACGTCAACCTGAACACAAAGGACATTAACACTGGCAAGAAAATAGCAAAGGCCCTGAGAGCGAAGGATGGGGGCCTCGCATTCGTGAAGGCACTTGCTTTCTACCTTGAGGATAAGCAGATGGTACAGATATCCATGAATCTAACCAGTTTCAGAAAAACCCCCATTTACCGTGCCTTTGAGATGGTAAAGCTCGAGGCCAAAAGATACGGAATAGGGATAGTGGAGTCGGAGATCGTCGGGCTTGTGCCTCTCGACGCACTTGTACAATCTACTGAATTCTACATGCAACTTAACGGTTTCAAAACGGAACAGATCTTTGAGAAAAAATTGTGGAGTGAGTGA
- a CDS encoding cyclodeaminase/cyclohydrolase family protein, whose protein sequence is MEELDSFMKRLASGSPAPGGGAASALVSTVGSALASMVASLTIGKKGYEAEQQKMVEVQKNATEISEKLRKLMKDDEDAFNLIVAAWSLPKSTDSEKTKRKVEIEKASLVAISVPINIARESLKVLEFAAYLSEKGNKNAITDSACSSEFALAAIKGALFNARINLKSISDAEKKTQLEMNIRLIMDTANDLHRTAEKNVSKAMS, encoded by the coding sequence ATGGAAGAACTTGATAGCTTTATGAAGAGACTCGCCAGCGGGTCACCTGCTCCGGGAGGCGGGGCAGCAAGCGCTCTTGTGTCGACTGTGGGTTCTGCCCTGGCATCAATGGTCGCATCACTGACCATTGGAAAAAAGGGTTACGAAGCCGAACAGCAAAAGATGGTGGAGGTTCAGAAAAATGCTACGGAAATTTCTGAAAAGCTGAGGAAACTCATGAAGGACGATGAAGATGCTTTCAATCTCATAGTCGCAGCATGGTCACTGCCCAAAAGCACAGATTCTGAGAAAACGAAGAGGAAGGTGGAGATTGAGAAAGCGAGCCTTGTCGCAATATCAGTTCCCATAAATATAGCAAGAGAGTCACTCAAGGTGTTGGAGTTCGCAGCCTACCTGTCTGAAAAGGGGAATAAGAACGCGATTACTGACAGTGCATGCTCCTCGGAATTCGCACTGGCTGCAATAAAGGGCGCGCTCTTCAATGCAAGAATCAACCTGAAATCCATTTCAGACGCAGAGAAGAAAACCCAGCTGGAAATGAACATACGGCTAATAATGGATACTGCAAATGACCTTCACAGAACAGCGGAAAAGAACGTGAGCAAGGCAATGTCCTGA
- the ilvA gene encoding threonine ammonia-lyase — protein MDDELHVQPTMDDFIAAQDELKGKINRTPLYHSTWFSKTYNSDIFFKMENFQKTGSFKARGAIFRVSKLSAEERKRGVITASAGNHAQGVAYAALINDIGAKIVMPEHTVPAKVNAVMDYKAQVVLSGIDYNEAKLRAEQIRAVENRTFIDAFNDRWIISGQGTIGLEILEDQPEIDMIIVPIGGGGLISGIAMAAKMRKPDIKIVGVQSEQADSMRLSVAAGKIVPYTSTNTIADGISVKFPGELNLRIVQKYVDDIVTVNDESIAMALYKLLERSKVLVEPSGAAALAAIMEGKVNVTGKKVAVIVSGGNANLLLLSKIIYKAMELESRLIRIDFQIPDRPGTLMRIATAVSSVGGNIYHAQVDNMEKTTPVGFQSIRFTVNVRGRAHADELVEKLKSLGYQFEVEK, from the coding sequence ATGGACGATGAACTCCATGTTCAACCGACCATGGACGATTTTATTGCTGCGCAGGATGAATTAAAGGGGAAAATAAACAGGACTCCTCTCTATCATTCCACGTGGTTTAGCAAAACTTACAATTCTGACATCTTTTTCAAGATGGAGAATTTCCAGAAGACGGGTTCTTTCAAGGCAAGAGGCGCAATATTCAGAGTATCCAAACTTTCGGCAGAGGAAAGAAAACGCGGCGTCATAACTGCAAGCGCAGGGAATCATGCCCAAGGGGTTGCATATGCAGCTTTGATAAATGATATAGGTGCTAAGATCGTTATGCCTGAACATACTGTACCGGCTAAAGTCAACGCGGTTATGGACTACAAGGCACAAGTGGTGCTTTCCGGTATCGATTACAATGAGGCGAAACTTCGCGCAGAGCAAATCAGAGCTGTCGAGAACAGAACATTCATAGACGCGTTCAATGACAGGTGGATTATATCAGGGCAGGGTACCATAGGACTGGAAATTCTTGAGGACCAGCCTGAAATCGATATGATTATTGTGCCCATAGGCGGTGGCGGGCTGATTTCCGGAATAGCTATGGCCGCGAAGATGCGAAAACCTGACATAAAGATCGTTGGCGTACAGTCTGAACAGGCAGATTCCATGAGACTTTCAGTGGCAGCGGGAAAGATTGTGCCATATACAAGCACGAACACCATAGCCGACGGTATATCTGTTAAATTCCCCGGGGAACTTAACCTCAGAATAGTGCAGAAGTACGTTGACGATATTGTTACTGTTAACGATGAGAGTATAGCCATGGCCCTTTACAAGCTTCTTGAACGGAGCAAAGTCCTTGTTGAACCCTCTGGAGCAGCAGCCCTGGCGGCTATTATGGAGGGAAAGGTCAATGTCACAGGAAAAAAAGTCGCGGTCATAGTCTCCGGCGGCAACGCGAATCTCCTTCTACTGTCAAAGATAATCTACAAGGCTATGGAGCTGGAGAGCCGCCTAATCAGAATTGATTTCCAGATTCCCGACAGGCCGGGAACGCTCATGAGAATTGCAACCGCAGTATCATCCGTTGGAGGGAATATATACCATGCCCAGGTTGACAACATGGAGAAAACCACACCAGTAGGCTTCCAGAGCATAAGATTTACAGTCAATGTCAGAGGCAGAGCACACGCGGACGAACTTGTGGAAAAGCTTAAATCACTGGGTTATCAGTTCGAGGTCGAAAAATAA
- a CDS encoding acylphosphatase, with protein sequence MKEANLTATVSFSGIVQGVSFRKNVQAVAVSRGITGWVRNEDNGSVTACFSGPEPAVKDAIEDCMHLPHAVVTDVKTTIGTYVDYGDFRIR encoded by the coding sequence ATGAAAGAGGCTAATTTAACTGCAACCGTATCTTTCTCCGGAATAGTGCAGGGAGTATCTTTCAGAAAGAACGTACAGGCTGTGGCGGTCTCCAGGGGCATCACTGGATGGGTGAGGAACGAGGACAACGGCAGTGTGACTGCCTGTTTCAGCGGTCCTGAGCCAGCCGTAAAGGATGCGATCGAGGACTGTATGCATCTTCCCCATGCGGTTGTTACTGACGTGAAAACTACCATTGGAACATACGTGGATTACGGGGATTTCAGAATTCGCTAG
- a CDS encoding GTP-binding protein, with the protein MVGQQMATIEDRIHEIEEEIKKTQYNKATERHIGLLKAKISKLQIEADSHKGHGGTGFSIPKSGDATVALVGFPNVGKSSILNRLTGSESEVGSFAFTTLKVIPGILEINGAKIQILDLPGIIENAASGSGRGREILSTVRSADLILLVADVQTLGLEKIKNELYRAGIVIDRKRKNVSLKRTSSGGLKVYKPRGTSLEEGSIRDILKEFKITNAELYIREKITADDLIDFLKGNVVYIPSVVAVNKIDIPHDESRIETLKSNWKTVVEISASKGIGVEKLKDTIFESLQFVRVYLKDKAGKIDFERPLVLTKGSKVRDVCRRISREMLSSFRYAIMTGPNRKMGEIRAGLDYDLRDQDIVTVVSRN; encoded by the coding sequence ATGGTCGGGCAGCAGATGGCCACCATAGAGGACAGGATACACGAGATTGAGGAAGAGATCAAGAAGACTCAGTATAACAAAGCCACAGAAAGGCACATTGGTCTCCTGAAGGCAAAGATATCAAAACTGCAGATTGAGGCAGATTCACACAAGGGTCATGGCGGCACGGGCTTTTCAATTCCAAAGAGCGGAGATGCAACAGTGGCGTTAGTCGGTTTCCCCAACGTTGGGAAAAGTAGCATCCTTAACAGACTCACAGGCAGCGAAAGTGAGGTTGGGAGTTTTGCCTTCACGACCCTGAAAGTAATACCTGGCATCCTTGAAATAAACGGTGCAAAGATACAGATACTTGATCTTCCGGGCATAATTGAAAATGCAGCATCGGGATCGGGAAGGGGGAGAGAAATTCTCAGTACGGTGAGAAGCGCAGATCTCATACTTTTGGTGGCCGATGTCCAGACGCTTGGCCTGGAGAAGATCAAGAATGAACTCTACAGGGCAGGCATAGTCATTGACAGAAAGAGGAAGAACGTATCGTTAAAACGTACCAGCAGCGGAGGTCTTAAGGTATATAAACCAAGGGGCACATCCCTTGAAGAGGGGTCTATCCGTGATATACTCAAGGAATTCAAGATCACCAACGCAGAACTGTACATAAGGGAAAAGATAACCGCAGATGACCTGATAGATTTCCTTAAGGGAAATGTGGTTTACATTCCCTCAGTCGTAGCGGTCAACAAGATCGACATCCCACATGATGAATCCAGGATAGAAACGCTGAAAAGTAACTGGAAAACTGTGGTGGAGATATCAGCGTCTAAGGGCATAGGTGTCGAGAAACTGAAGGATACCATTTTTGAGTCACTTCAGTTTGTAAGGGTATATCTAAAGGATAAGGCTGGCAAGATAGATTTTGAAAGGCCTCTCGTTCTCACAAAGGGATCAAAGGTCAGAGATGTCTGCAGAAGAATCAGTAGGGAAATGTTGTCCTCATTCAGGTATGCCATCATGACCGGCCCGAACAGGAAGATGGGAGAAATCAGGGCTGGGCTTGACTACGATCTCAGGGACCAGGATATAGTAACCGTGGTAAGCAGGAACTGA
- a CDS encoding hemerythrin domain-containing protein — MGLGDSLGFKGSIATQLLRDQHAETVRLAEGFIGNEVKVTDFLGHVDYSIMVHFPLEDNFLIPVFRPFLKKYLDFEEPIRVITGEHMIIRKERQDLIGRGANEYDEALELTADQIAGKSLLIAKTLLQHVFKEENGLFQLVDSYLPDHEKQDLSKKLKEQLPLLEAGLKR, encoded by the coding sequence ATGGGGCTTGGCGACTCGCTAGGATTCAAGGGATCGATTGCGACACAGTTATTGAGAGATCAGCATGCTGAAACCGTCAGGCTTGCCGAGGGCTTCATCGGCAATGAGGTTAAAGTTACGGACTTTCTCGGTCATGTCGATTATTCCATTATGGTTCATTTTCCACTTGAAGATAATTTCCTAATACCTGTCTTCAGACCTTTCCTGAAAAAATACCTTGACTTTGAGGAGCCAATACGTGTGATAACCGGGGAACATATGATCATACGAAAGGAACGACAGGACCTGATCGGCAGGGGGGCGAACGAGTATGACGAAGCTTTAGAACTTACAGCCGATCAAATCGCTGGGAAAAGCCTGCTTATTGCAAAGACACTGTTGCAGCATGTCTTCAAGGAAGAGAACGGTTTGTTCCAGCTCGTGGACTCTTACCTTCCGGACCATGAGAAGCAGGACCTTTCGAAAAAGTTGAAGGAGCAGCTGCCTTTACTGGAAGCGGGGCTAAAGAGATAG
- a CDS encoding hemerythrin domain-containing protein, producing MIEHTAIRKAKWMLESPYDQEKFSNFLDYLERCHIEIEEKVCFPVLETFPFADSADFSGRVRRIKADHKLLATLGNNITKWANSGNIELAEMRLPLFYRTLVDHNLSEDNELFPRWIDIGKEDLNSTMREALSIISTFSTEEYLKVTGLNEEMFRYIFRIS from the coding sequence ATGATAGAACATACGGCCATTAGGAAGGCAAAGTGGATGTTGGAATCTCCATATGATCAGGAAAAATTTTCAAATTTCTTGGACTATCTTGAAAGGTGTCACATAGAGATAGAGGAAAAGGTTTGTTTCCCTGTGCTCGAAACCTTCCCATTCGCTGATTCTGCTGATTTTTCCGGACGTGTGAGAAGAATAAAGGCAGACCACAAGCTCCTGGCAACACTTGGCAACAACATAACAAAGTGGGCGAATTCAGGGAACATAGAACTTGCGGAAATGAGGTTGCCGCTCTTTTACAGAACCCTTGTTGATCACAATCTAAGCGAGGATAACGAACTTTTCCCACGCTGGATCGATATTGGCAAGGAAGATCTGAACTCCACAATGAGGGAGGCGCTGTCTATAATCAGTACTTTTAGCACAGAAGAATACCTGAAGGTGACCGGGCTCAATGAGGAAATGTTTCGGTATATTTTTAGAATAAGTTGA
- a CDS encoding methyltransferase — protein MRIQYKGTVIEPCAGVYEPAEDTFLILDNVLPGRELLEIGCGTGIISVYFAKTGCKVTACDINGTAVECARKNAKENSVLVDFSESDLFSNISGQFDTIIFNPPYLPTSDDVEEGTQWNGGEDGFKVISPFLDEAKNHLSTNGEIYLVVSSLTDYQSLWSAYKGYVFEEVASKAFFFETIFLFRGLLKAQD, from the coding sequence ATGAGAATACAATACAAGGGTACAGTAATTGAACCATGCGCAGGTGTCTACGAACCAGCAGAGGACACCTTCCTGATTCTGGACAATGTGCTGCCAGGAAGGGAATTGCTCGAGATCGGTTGCGGTACTGGAATAATATCAGTATACTTTGCGAAAACTGGATGCAAAGTGACTGCATGTGATATAAACGGCACTGCAGTGGAATGTGCAAGGAAAAACGCTAAAGAAAACTCAGTCCTCGTAGATTTTTCTGAATCTGATCTGTTCTCAAATATATCGGGGCAATTTGACACAATTATCTTTAACCCGCCGTACTTACCAACTAGCGATGATGTTGAAGAGGGTACACAGTGGAATGGCGGCGAGGATGGCTTTAAGGTGATAAGTCCGTTTCTGGATGAAGCGAAGAATCACCTCAGTACAAATGGCGAGATTTATCTCGTTGTATCTTCGCTTACGGACTATCAGTCACTGTGGTCTGCATACAAGGGTTATGTGTTTGAGGAAGTGGCTTCCAAGGCATTCTTTTTTGAAACTATTTTTCTATTTCGGGGATTATTAAAAGCACAAGATTAA
- a CDS encoding helix-turn-helix domain-containing protein, with protein sequence MVTVMFEVSVTSRFEKDDNTVAGVMQILGYTWVPKIISRLDHFGGLRYNEIRKSISGISTTSLSRSLALLEKKGIVHRDVENTTPPSVTYSLTDKGRELKNLIANMLDLGEKWHTVNGKFIEIKGPGKF encoded by the coding sequence TTGGTAACGGTCATGTTCGAAGTTTCAGTAACATCAAGGTTCGAGAAAGATGATAACACAGTTGCAGGTGTTATGCAAATTTTGGGGTACACATGGGTACCTAAGATTATTAGTCGTCTAGATCACTTCGGTGGGCTGAGATACAACGAGATCAGGAAGAGTATAAGCGGCATCAGCACCACAAGCCTCTCCAGATCACTGGCACTGCTTGAGAAAAAAGGAATCGTACACCGTGATGTGGAGAACACTACACCACCTTCCGTTACATACTCTCTCACGGACAAGGGGAGGGAACTGAAGAATCTCATAGCCAACATGCTTGACCTTGGTGAGAAATGGCACACGGTGAACGGGAAGTTTATCGAAATTAAAGGGCCGGGTAAGTTTTGA
- a CDS encoding trypsin-like peptidase domain-containing protein: METAGDIEQKIMSVVRRVRGGVVTINNRHFQMDKKGEVIPVQGAATGIVVSSSGYIVSNHHVIHGHQELEITTADGSVYEGRVIGSDPATDVAVIKIDAHGLEEAVLGDSENLDPGRFVVAIGNALGLPGDPTVSVGVVSAIGRPMPWADFIFEGLIQTDAAINPGNSGGPLVDLNGEVVGMNTAIVAYAQGVGFAIPSATIRRVMHQLLENGRVIRPWLGISGVTLHDGIHRPQMLKNTKGVAIARVSRYSPAHYAGLRPWDVITSVNDKRIDSMKSLLEQLSSTKIGSNLTLGILRSGTAKDVSIELQEMPEYYLESQLN; this comes from the coding sequence ATGGAAACTGCAGGCGATATCGAGCAGAAAATCATGAGCGTGGTGAGGAGGGTACGTGGTGGGGTTGTTACCATAAACAACAGGCACTTCCAGATGGACAAGAAGGGAGAGGTGATACCAGTTCAGGGAGCAGCTACCGGAATAGTTGTAAGCTCCAGCGGATACATAGTGAGCAACCATCACGTAATCCACGGTCATCAGGAACTTGAGATCACAACGGCTGATGGTTCGGTATATGAAGGAAGAGTTATTGGCAGCGATCCGGCGACGGATGTGGCCGTTATCAAGATAGATGCTCATGGCCTTGAAGAAGCTGTCCTGGGAGACTCAGAAAATCTTGATCCTGGAAGATTTGTAGTTGCCATTGGAAATGCCCTTGGCCTGCCAGGGGACCCGACAGTCTCCGTAGGCGTGGTCAGCGCGATTGGCAGACCTATGCCATGGGCCGATTTTATCTTTGAGGGACTGATCCAGACTGACGCTGCCATAAATCCTGGAAACAGTGGAGGGCCGCTGGTTGATCTGAATGGAGAGGTTGTAGGTATGAACACTGCTATTGTTGCCTATGCACAGGGTGTGGGATTCGCAATACCTTCTGCAACCATCAGGAGGGTGATGCACCAGCTCCTTGAGAATGGCAGGGTTATAAGACCATGGCTTGGAATATCCGGGGTTACCTTGCATGACGGAATACATAGACCACAGATGCTTAAGAATACAAAGGGGGTTGCCATTGCGCGCGTCTCCAGATACAGCCCTGCTCATTATGCAGGCCTAAGACCATGGGATGTCATCACGTCTGTGAATGACAAAAGAATTGATTCCATGAAATCCCTGCTTGAGCAGCTTTCGTCCACAAAGATCGGAAGTAACCTTACCTTAGGAATATTAAGAAGCGGCACGGCGAAGGATGTATCCATAGAACTTCAGGAGATGCCTGAATATTACCTTGAATCTCAACTGAACTGA
- a CDS encoding PadR family transcriptional regulator → MFGRDDIHRRMGGMYRMRGGLRYFVMYLLKEKPMNGAEIMNAMESNSMGFWRPSPGSVYPLLENLASEKLIKKRDDGRYELTVEGKESTDFGGFFGINRPRTIDEMISEMNSYISYMEDLKTSDPDRMNSYSNNLKLLSEKLKKVSEPI, encoded by the coding sequence ATGTTTGGTCGTGATGATATACATCGCAGGATGGGTGGAATGTATAGAATGCGGGGTGGGCTCAGGTATTTCGTTATGTATCTCCTCAAGGAGAAGCCAATGAACGGGGCTGAAATAATGAATGCCATGGAGTCCAATAGCATGGGGTTCTGGAGACCATCTCCAGGTTCTGTGTATCCACTGCTTGAAAACCTTGCCTCCGAGAAGCTGATAAAGAAGAGGGATGATGGAAGGTACGAGCTCACCGTAGAAGGAAAAGAAAGCACTGATTTCGGGGGATTCTTTGGAATAAACAGACCTAGGACCATTGATGAAATGATTTCAGAAATGAACAGCTATATTTCATACATGGAAGACCTGAAAACGTCAGATCCTGACCGAATGAATTCTTACTCAAATAACCTAAAGTTGCTATCCGAAAAGTTGAAAAAGGTTTCCGAACCCATTTAA
- a CDS encoding TetR/AcrR family transcriptional regulator yields the protein MYTKNDKEEKILNASIKVFSKMGYDLATIDEIAKKARVSKGIVFFYFKKKDNLIEKAALRSVPVEEITSVNERSHNNAQELLNDFGISFLKKYESPELRNLLLMTIANKDRLKPIELALRNMCFQEMNKMFSRLEELAGATIPSPIRKAFFGSLLCYVVWWKDNEMSPESYVRTLADGILSSIM from the coding sequence ATGTATACAAAGAACGACAAAGAAGAAAAGATCCTGAACGCTTCAATCAAAGTCTTCTCCAAGATGGGTTATGATCTCGCAACTATAGACGAGATTGCTAAGAAAGCCAGGGTCAGCAAGGGCATTGTTTTCTTCTATTTCAAGAAAAAAGATAATCTAATAGAAAAAGCCGCTCTGAGGTCAGTGCCAGTAGAGGAAATCACCAGCGTAAATGAGAGAAGCCACAATAATGCTCAGGAACTCCTCAACGATTTTGGAATATCTTTTCTAAAAAAGTATGAAAGTCCAGAACTTAGAAATCTGCTTCTGATGACCATCGCGAACAAGGACAGACTTAAACCAATTGAACTGGCACTAAGAAACATGTGTTTCCAGGAAATGAACAAAATGTTCTCTCGACTTGAAGAGCTGGCTGGGGCAACAATTCCGTCGCCGATCAGGAAAGCTTTTTTTGGGTCTCTACTTTGCTATGTGGTATGGTGGAAGGATAACGAAATGAGCCCTGAAAGTTACGTAAGAACGCTTGCCGATGGAATCTTGAGTTCCATCATGTAA